One genomic region from Augochlora pura isolate Apur16 chromosome 7, APUR_v2.2.1, whole genome shotgun sequence encodes:
- the Kdm5 gene encoding lysine demethylase 5 isoform X5 → MVSRFDTNFGCEDFFGTYHCTQDMACDRGDSDFEFIIPPEAPVFEPSIEEFHDPLGYIAKIRPIAEKSGICKIKPPPNWQPPFAVDVDKFKFVPRIQRLNELEAKTRIKLNFLDQIAKFWELQGSSLKIPLVERKALDLYSLHKIVTDEGGIETVTKERRWAKIANKLGYPSGRSVGSILKNHYERILYPFDVFKQGKTLSDLKIEPDSNVTEKKDRDYKPHGIISRQQIKPPTEKFSRRSKRFIGQEEKPEVCIKQEDCKEEYDSDNDCKDGIKYKNGDDNSKELKKLQFYGPGPKMAGFNTKEGKKSNKTRGVKLTYEFDPLAKYICHNCGRGDNEENMLLCDGCDDSYHTFCLMPPLTEIPKGDWRCPKCVAEEVSKPMEAFGFEQAKREYTLQQFGEMADQFKSDYFNMPVHMVPTSLVEKEFWRIVSSIDEDVTVEYGADLHTMDHGSGFPTKTSVNLFTCDQEYAESPWNLNNLPVLRGSVLGHINADISGMKVPWMYVAMCFATFCWHNEDHWSYSINYLHWGEPKTWYGVPGSQAERFEHSMKSAAPELFQSQPDLLHQLVTIMNPNILTSEGVPVVRTDQHAGEFVVTFPRAYHAGFNQGYNFAEAVNFAPADWLKIGRDCISHYSNLRRFCVFSHDELVCKMSLDPDSLDIGIATATYHDMLQMVDDEKKLRKNLLEWGVTEAEREAFELLPDDERQCETCKTTCFLSAVTCSCQSSQLVCLRHFTDLCDCPPEKHTLRYRYTLDELPIMLQKLKLKAESFDSWVTKVKEAMDPDKKSDKIELNELKELLNEAENKKFPESELLTALTTAVQDAEKCASVAQQLLNNKQRTRTRQSVETKYKLTIEELTLFYKEITNLCCELKESDGVKFILDQVLQFQKEAEEFETKEDNCDVEQLEKCIDFGDSICIELPQLTRLKQKLAQTQWLEEVKAVQEDPKSVHRDDLAKLIEKGMTIPPHLSIETTLSELQGLMNAIDKWEEKAKLYLHTKSRQTISSLEEFIREADEVEAYLPSLDILQDTLNRAKTWTKMVEEVQARENFPYYDTLDELIKKGRSIPLHLNALPILESTLSQAKTWKERTARTFLRKNSHCTLMEALSPRIGVGTQALKAKKSKSEESIGPVFVCDTKLDDSNDSATIVAAFKLAEQREMEAMRNLRERNLMKTEMEDSRYCVCWRPRFGLMLQCELCKDWFHSNCVPLPKTSYKGKLPMSKELKFLCPCCLRSRRPRLETILALLVSLQKIPIRLPEGEALQCLTERAMNWQDRARQALATDEISSALAKLSVLSQKLVEAAAREKTEKIISSELKKAANNPELHQRVQAIAPLSGVHSDDSALSTADDDDDVVTIDDDEPSCSTFSSNEHTYSYISKVQRKSQLNDSSEAAVMLSQSARLRLEELMMEGDLLEVALDETQHIWRILSHTNSPSTVRKYASYEEVQSHLNQDSKDIRKRGRKRKSEEFELLKKLGRQKMEEKNLAKRKGLQKEKKSASSPLPIKRGPRKLNVYSR, encoded by the exons ATGGTATCGAGGTTCGACACGAACTTCGGCTGTGAAGATTTTTTCGGGACTTATCATTGTACCCAAGACATGGCCTGCGATCGCGGTGATTCGGACTTCGAATTCATTATACCGCCAGAGGCGCCGGTCTTCGAACCAAGTATCGAGGAGTTTCACGATCCCCTCGGCTACATCGCAAAAATACGACCGATCGCCGAGAAGTCTGGCATTTGTAAGATCAAACCGCCGCCT AATTGGCAGCCACCATTTGCTGTCGATGtagataaattcaaatttgttCCAAGAATACAAAGGTTAAATGAATTGGAAGCAAAAACTagaataaaactgaatttcttaGACCAAATTGCAAAATTCTGGGAGCTTCAAGGGTCATCATTGAAAATTCCCCTTGTCGAACGAAAAGCTCttgatttatattctttaCACAAAATAGTTACAGATGAAG GTGGTATTGAAACAGTaacaaaagaaagaagatgggcaaaaattgcaaacaaaCTAGGTTACCCATCTGGCCGTAGCGTTggcagtatattaaaaaatcattacgaaagaattttataccCATTTGACGTCTTTAAACAAGGAAAAACTTTATCAGATCTT AAAATTGAACCGGACTCTAATGTAACTGAAAAGAAAGATCGGGACTATAAACCGCATGGAATTATATCACGACAGCAAATTAAGCCTCCGACAGAGAAATTTTCACGTCGCTCTAAGAGATTTATTGGCCAGGAAGAAAAGCCAGAAGTGTGTATTAAACAAGAGGATTGCAAAGAAGAGTACGACTCTGACAATGACTGTAAAGATggaatcaaatataaaaacggCGATGACAACAGTAAGGAACTTAAAAAGTTACAATTTTATGGCCCCGGCCCAAAAATGGCTGGGTTTAATACcaaagaaggaaaaaaatcaaacaaaactAGAGGTGTTAAACTTACTTATGAATTTGATCCT ttagcaaaatatatatgtcACAACTGTGGAAGAGGTGACAATGAAGAAAACATGCTGTTATGCGACGGATGCGATGACAGCTATCATACATTTTGTCTCATGCCACCACTAACGGAAATACCAAAGGGAGACTGGCGATGCCCAAAGTGTGTCGCTGAAGAAGTTTCTAAACCGATGGAAGCATTTGGTTTCGAGCAAGCAAAGAGAGAGTACACGCTTCAACAATTTGGAGAAATGGCTGATCAATTTAAGAGCGATTACTTCAATATGCCTGTACAT ATGGTGCCAACATCCTTagtagaaaaagaattttggaGAATAGTTTCTTCTATCGATGAGGATGTAACAGTTGAATACGGAGCGGATTTGCACACAATGGATCATGGATCTGGATTTCCAACGAAAACaagtgttaatttatttacctgTGATCAAGAATACGCCGAATCTCCgtggaatttaaataatttgccAGTGTTACGCGGGAGTGTATTAGGTCATATTAATGCTGACATCAGTGGAATGAAAGTACCGTGGATGTATGTTGCCATGTGTTTTGCAACATTTTGCTGGCACAATGAAGACCACTGGAGTTATTCCATTAATTATCTACATTGGGGAGAACCGAAAACATGGTACGGCGTGCCAGGTTCTCAAGCAGAACGATTTGAACACTCCATGAAATCTGCTGCACCGGAACTATTTCAAAGTCAGCCAGACTTGCTCCACCAATTGGTCACCATTATGAATCCTAACATTTTAACCAGCGAag GAGTTCCTGTAGTCAGAACTGATCAGCACGCGGGTGAATTCGTTGTAACATTTCCTAGAGCGTATCATGCCGGTTTCAACCAAGGTTATAACTTTGCAGAAGCTGTAAATTTTGCTCCTGCCGACTGG ctaAAAATTGGACGAGACTGTATATcgcattattcaaatttaagaCGATTTTGTGTGTTTTCTCATGATGAGTTGGTATGCAAAATGTCATTAGATCCAGATTCTTTGGACATAGGAATTGCAACTGCAACTTACCACGATATGCTTCAAATGGTGGACGACGAAAAGAAACTTCGGAAGAACTTATTAGAATGG gGTGTAACTGAGGCAGAGCGCGAAGCATTTGAACTTTTACCCGATGATGAGAGACAGTGCGAAACTTGCAAGACGACTTGTTTCTTGAGTGCGGTTACATGTTCTTGCCAGAGTTCACAATTAGTTTGCCTGAGACACTTCACGGATCTCTGTGATTGCCCGCCGGAGAAACATACGTTGCGTTACCGATACACTTTAGACGAATTACCAATTATGTTacaaaagttaaaattaaaagctgAGTCATTTGACTCGTGGGTAACGAAAGTGAAAGAAGCAATGGATCCTGACAAGAAGAGCGATAAAATCGAGCTGAACGAGTTGAAAGAACTCTTAAACGAAGCGGAAAACAAAAAGTTTCCAGAAAGTGAACTGTTGACAGCTTTAACAACTGCTGTACAGGACGCTGAAAAATGTGCAAGCGTTGCGCAGCagcttctaaataataaacaacgTACCAG gACAAGGCAGTCTGtagaaactaaatataaattgacaaTAGAAGAACTGACACTTTTCTACAAGGAAATAACGAATTTGTGCTGTGAACTGAAGGAATCTGACGGCGTGAAATTTATACTCGATCAAGTATTACAGTTTCAAAAAGAGGCAGAAGAATTTGAAACCAAGGAAGATAATTGTGATGTAGAGCAGTTGGAGAAATGTATTGATTTTGGAGATTCTATATGTATTGAATTACCTCAACTTACTCGTTTAAAACAA AAATTAGCACAGACACAATGGCTGGAAGAAGTTAAGGCGGTGCAGGAAGATCCAAAATCTGTGCATCGCGATGATttagcaaaattaattgaaaaaggtATGACGATACCTCCACATTTAAGTATAGAGACTACGCTTTCCGAATTACAAGGATTGATGAACGCAATCGATAAATGGGAAGAGAAAGCAAAGTTATATCTTCATACGAAAAGCAGACAAACTATATCATctttggaagaatttattcgcgaagCTGACGAGGTGGAGGCTTACTTGCCCAGTTTAGATATTCTTCAGGATACATTAAATAGAGCGAAAACATGGACAAAAATGGTGGAAGAAGTACAAGCGAGAGAGAATTTTCCGTACTACGATACTCTGgacgaattaattaagaagGGTCGAAGTATTCCATTACATCTGAATGCTCTGCCAATTCTAGAGTCTACCCTTTCGCAAGCAAAAACTTGGAAAGAAAGAACGGCGAGGACGTTCTTAAGGAAAAACTCGCATTGCACTTTAATGGAAGCTTTGTCACCGCGTATTGGTGTTGGTACACAAGCGTTGAAAGCCAAGAAGAGCAAAAGCGAAGAGAGCATCGGACCCGTTTTCGTCTGTGATACAAAATTAGATGATTCCAATGATTCGGCTACCATCGTGGCTGCATTTAAGTTAGCGGAACAGCGAGAGATGGAAGCAATGAGAAatttgagagagagaaacttaATGAAAACCGAGATGGAAGACTCCAGGTATTGCGTTTGCTGGCGTCCCAGATTTGGTCTCATGCTTCAATGTGAACTTTGTAAAGATTGGTTCCACT cgAATTGTGTACCCTTACCAAAAACATCGTACAAGGGTAAACTACCAATGTCTAAAgaactgaaatttttatgcCCTTGTTGTTTACGATCGCGACGACCAAGACTTGAAACAATTCTGGCACTGTTAGTTAGTCTTCAGAAAATTCCAATTCGTTTACCGGAAGGTGAAGCATTGCAATGTCTTACAGAACGTGCGATGAATTGGCAG GATCGAGCTCGCCAAGCATTGGCCACAGATGAAATTTCATCAGCATTGGCGAAATTGTCGGTATTATCACAAAAATTGGTGGAAGCGGCGGCACGAGAGAAAACAGAGAAGATTATTAGCAGCGAGTTGAAAAAGGCAGCGAATAATCCCGAACTGCATCAGAGGGTACAGGCGATCGCTCCACTTAGCGGTGTGCACTCGGATGATAGTGCACTTAGCACCGCG gacgacgacgacgatgtgGTCACCATAGATGACGACGAACCAAGTTGTAGTACGTTCAGTAGTAATGAGCACACGTACTCATATA TTTCTAAAGTTCAGCGCAAATCACAGTTGAACGACTCGTCCGAAGCCGCGGTCATGCTTTCGCAATCTGCGAGGCTACGTTTAGAGGAATTAATGATGGAAGGCGATTTGCTGGAAGTTGCGCTCGATGAAACGCAACACATCTGGCGCATATTAAGTCATACGAACAGTCCGAGCACTGTTCGCAAATACGCGTCGTACGAAGAGGTACAATCGCATCTAAACCAGGATTCGAAAGATATAAGAAAGCggggaagaaaaaggaagtcCGAAGAATttgagttattaaagaaactcGGACGACAAAAGatggaagaaaaaaatttggCAAAACGGAAGGGACtgcagaaagaaaagaaatctgcTAGCTCTCCGTTACCAATAAAACGCGGACCTCGAAAG TTGAATGTGTATTCTAGATGA